A single region of the Mus caroli chromosome 16, CAROLI_EIJ_v1.1, whole genome shotgun sequence genome encodes:
- the Filip1l gene encoding filamin A-interacting protein 1-like isoform X3 translates to MVVDEQQRLTAQLALQRQKIQALTTSAKETQGKLALAEARAQEEEQKATRLEKELQTQTTEFHQNQDKIMAKLTNEDSQNRQLRQKLAALSRQIDELEETNRSLRKAEEELQDIKDKINKGEYGNSGIMDEVDELRKRVLDMEGKDEELIKMEEQCRDLNKRLEKETVQSKDFKLEVDKLSVRITALEKLEDALDKSKQECYSLKCNLEKEKMTTKQLSEELESLNARIKELEAIESRLEKTEITLKDDLTKLKTLTVMLVDERKTMSEKLKQTEDKLQSTTSQLQAEQNKVTTVTEKLIEETKRALKSKTDAEEKMYSVTKERDDLRNKLKAEEEKGHDLLSKVTILKNRLQSLEAIEKDFVKNKLNQDSSKSTAALHQENNKIKELSQEVEKLKLKLKDMKAIEDDLMKTEDEYETLERRYAAERDKAQLLSQELDHAKMELAKYKLAEKTESSHEQWLFRRLQEEEAKSGHLSREVDALKEKIHEYMATEDLICHLQGDHSLLQKKLNQQENRNRDLGREIENLTKELERYRHFSKSLRPSLNGRRISDPQVFSKEVQTEAADSEPPDYKSLIPLERAVINGQFYEENEDQDDDPNEEESVLSFRCSQSSSLPMNRKLWIPWMKSKEGHPQNGKIQTKSNGNFVQPGDLVLSHTPGQPLHIKVTPDHIQNTATLEITSPTTESPHSYTSTAVIPNCGTPKQRITILQNASITPIKSKSSTESLMNLEQSMPPVTMATFARAQTPESCGSVTPERTMSPIQVLAMTGSPSSPEQGCSPEPIEISAKHAIFRVSPDRQSSWQFQRSNSNSSSVITTEDNKIHIHLGSPYMQAVAGPMRPASPSAPLQDNRTQGLTNGALNKTTNKVTSSITITPTATPLPRQSQITIKGVCKQRIPTRIPKPKSTGFSRLCTKTPLGPVDKSSQQNDCEKLHIVRTVTSNTFLHIKGKR, encoded by the exons ATGGTGGTGGACGAACAACAACGGCTTACAGCTCAACTCGCCCTTCAAAGACAGAAAATCCAAGCTCTGACCACAAGTGCAAAGGAAACACAGGGTAAACTAGCCCTTGCTGAGGCCAGAGCtcaggaagaagagcagaaggCAACCAGACTAGAAAAAGAACTGCAGACACAGACCACAGAATTTcaccaaaaccaagacaaaattaTGGCGAAGCTCACCAACGAGGACAGTCAAAATCGCCAGCTCCGACAGAAGCTGGCAGCACTCAGTCGGCAAATTGATGAGTTAGAAGAGACCAACAGGTCTTTAAGAAAAGCCGAGGAAGAGCTGCAGgatataaaagacaaaataaacaagggAGAATATGGAAACTCTGGCATCATGGATGAAGTGGATGAGCTCAGGAAGCGCGTGCTGGACATGGAGGGGAAAGATGAAGAGCTCATAAAAATGGAGGAGCAGTGCAGAGACCTCAATAAGAGGCTTGAGAAAGAGACAGTACAGAGTAAAGACTTCAAACTAGAGGTTGACAAACTTAGTGTAAGGATCACGGCTCTGGAAAAATTAGAAGATGCTTTagataaaagcaaacaagaatGCTACTCTCTGAAAtgcaatttagaaaaagaaaagatgaccaCAAAGCAATTGTCTGAAGAGCTGGAGAGTTTAAATGCCAGAATCAAAGAGCTAGAAGCCATTGAAAGTCGTCtagaaaagacagaaatcacaCTAAAGGATGATTTAACTAAACTGAAAACTTTAACTGTGATGCTTGTAGATGAACGCAAAACAATGAGTGAAAAATTAAAGCAAACGGAAGATAAGTTACAAAGCACCACCTCTCAGCTCCAAGCTGAGCAAAATAAAGTAACAACAGTGACTGAGAAGTTAATTGAGGAAACCAAGAGGGCACTCAAGTCCAAAACTGATGCAGAAGAGAAGATGTACAGTGTAACCAAGGAGAGAGATGACCTCAGAAATAAACTGAaagcagaagaagagaaaggacatgATCTCTTGTCAAAAGTTACTATATTGAAAAACAGGCTTCAGTCGCTGGAAGCAATTGAGAAAGATTTTGTAAAGAACAAATTAAACCAAGACTCCAGTAAGTCCACAGCAGCATTACACCAAGAAAACAATAAGATTAAAGAGCTCTCTCAAGAAGTGGAAAAGCTGAAACTGAAGCTAAAGGATATGAAAGCCATTGAGGATGACCTCATGAAAACAGAGGATGAGTACGAGACCTTAGAACGGAGGTATGCTGCCGAGAGAGACAAGGCTCAGCTTCTGTCTCAGGAGCTGGACCATGCCAAGATGGAACTTGCCAAGTACAAGTTGGCCGAAAAGACAGAGTCCAGCCACGAGCAGTGGCTTTTTAGGAGGctccaggaggaagaagcaaaatCAGGGCACCTGTCCAGAGAAGTGGAtgcattaaaagagaaaattcacgAGTACATGGCCACAGAGGACCTAATATGTCACCTCCAAGGAGACCACTCCCTTCTGCAAAAGAAACTCAACCAACAAGAAAACAGGAACAGAGATTTGGGAAGGGAGATTGAAAACCTCACTAAAGAGCTAGAAAGATATAGGCACTTTAGTAAGAGCCTCCGGCCTAGTCTCAACGGAAGAAGAATCTCTGACCCGCAAGTATTTTCCAAAGAAGTTCAAACGGAAGCAGCGGACAGTGAGCCACCAGACTACAAGAGCCTCATTCCTCTGGAAAGAGCAGTGATCAATGGTCAGTTCTATGAGGAGAACGAGGACCAGGATGACGACCCTAATGAGGAGGAGTCTGTGCTGTCCTTCAGATGCAGCCAgtcttcttctcttcctatgAACAGGAAACTATGGATTCCCTGGATGAAATCCAAGGAGGGCCATCCTcagaatggaaaaatacaaaCCAAGTCCAATGGCAACTTTGTACAACCTGGAGATCTAGTTCTAAGTCACACACCTGGGCAGCCACTTCACATAAAGGTTACTCCAGACCACATTCAAAATACAGCTACTCTTGAAATCACAAGTCCAACCACAGAGAGTCCTCACTCCTACACCAGCACAGCGGTGATACCAAACTGTGGCACCCCAAAGCAAAGGATTACCATTCTCCAAAATGCCTCTATAACACCAATTAAGTCCAAAAGCTCTACAGAAAGCCTTATGAACTTAGAGCAAAGCATGCCCCCAGTTACCATGGCAACCTTTGCCAGAGCACAGACCCCAGAGTCCTGTGGTTCTGTGACTCCAGAACGGACAATGTCACCTATTCAGGTTTTGGCTATGACTGGTTCACCTAGTTCTCCTGAGCAAGGCTGCTCCCCAGAGCCAATAGAAATCAGCGCCAAGCATGCAATTTTCAGAGTCTCCCCAGACCGGCAGTCATCATGGCAGTTTCAACGTTCAAACAGTAACAGCTCAAGTGTGATAACTACTGAGGATAATAAAATCCACATTCACTTAGGAAGTCCTTACATGCAAGCTGTGGCTGGCCCCATGAGACCCGCCAGCCCTTCAGCACCGCTGCAGGATAACAGAACTCAAGGCTTAACTAATGGGGcactaaacaaaacaaccaataaagTCACCAGCAGTATTACTATCACACCAACAGCCACACCTCTTCCTCGACAATCACAAATTACA ATCAAGGGAGTATGCAAGCAGAGAATTCCAACAAGGATCCCTAAACCCAAATCTACAGGCTTCAGTAGACTTTGCACCAAAACACCCTTGGGACCTGTGGATAAGTCTAGTCAACAAAATGACTGCGAGAAATTACACATCGTAAGAACTGTCACCTCTAACACTTTCCTCCACATAAAAGGGAAAAGGTAA
- the Filip1l gene encoding filamin A-interacting protein 1-like isoform X2 gives MVVDEQQRLTAQLALQRQKIQALTTSAKETQGKLALAEARAQEEEQKATRLEKELQTQTTEFHQNQDKIMAKLTNEDSQNRQLRQKLAALSRQIDELEETNRSLRKAEEELQDIKDKINKGEYGNSGIMDEVDELRKRVLDMEGKDEELIKMEEQCRDLNKRLEKETVQSKDFKLEVDKLSVRITALEKLEDALDKSKQECYSLKCNLEKEKMTTKQLSEELESLNARIKELEAIESRLEKTEITLKDDLTKLKTLTVMLVDERKTMSEKLKQTEDKLQSTTSQLQAEQNKVTTVTEKLIEETKRALKSKTDAEEKMYSVTKERDDLRNKLKAEEEKGHDLLSKVTILKNRLQSLEAIEKDFVKNKLNQDSSKSTAALHQENNKIKELSQEVEKLKLKLKDMKAIEDDLMKTEDEYETLERRYAAERDKAQLLSQELDHAKMELAKYKLAEKTESSHEQWLFRRLQEEEAKSGHLSREVDALKEKIHEYMATEDLICHLQGDHSLLQKKLNQQENRNRDLGREIENLTKELERYRHFSKSLRPSLNGRRISDPQVFSKEVQTEAADSEPPDYKSLIPLERAVINGQFYEENEDQDDDPNEEESVLSFRCSQSSSLPMNRKLWIPWMKSKEGHPQNGKIQTKSNGNFVQPGDLVLSHTPGQPLHIKVTPDHIQNTATLEITSPTTESPHSYTSTAVIPNCGTPKQRITILQNASITPIKSKSSTESLMNLEQSMPPVTMATFARAQTPESCGSVTPERTMSPIQVLAMTGSPSSPEQGCSPEPIEISAKHAIFRVSPDRQSSWQFQRSNSNSSSVITTEDNKIHIHLGSPYMQAVAGPMRPASPSAPLQDNRTQGLTNGALNKTTNKVTSSITITPTATPLPRQSQITVSNIYN, from the coding sequence ATGGTGGTGGACGAACAACAACGGCTTACAGCTCAACTCGCCCTTCAAAGACAGAAAATCCAAGCTCTGACCACAAGTGCAAAGGAAACACAGGGTAAACTAGCCCTTGCTGAGGCCAGAGCtcaggaagaagagcagaaggCAACCAGACTAGAAAAAGAACTGCAGACACAGACCACAGAATTTcaccaaaaccaagacaaaattaTGGCGAAGCTCACCAACGAGGACAGTCAAAATCGCCAGCTCCGACAGAAGCTGGCAGCACTCAGTCGGCAAATTGATGAGTTAGAAGAGACCAACAGGTCTTTAAGAAAAGCCGAGGAAGAGCTGCAGgatataaaagacaaaataaacaagggAGAATATGGAAACTCTGGCATCATGGATGAAGTGGATGAGCTCAGGAAGCGCGTGCTGGACATGGAGGGGAAAGATGAAGAGCTCATAAAAATGGAGGAGCAGTGCAGAGACCTCAATAAGAGGCTTGAGAAAGAGACAGTACAGAGTAAAGACTTCAAACTAGAGGTTGACAAACTTAGTGTAAGGATCACGGCTCTGGAAAAATTAGAAGATGCTTTagataaaagcaaacaagaatGCTACTCTCTGAAAtgcaatttagaaaaagaaaagatgaccaCAAAGCAATTGTCTGAAGAGCTGGAGAGTTTAAATGCCAGAATCAAAGAGCTAGAAGCCATTGAAAGTCGTCtagaaaagacagaaatcacaCTAAAGGATGATTTAACTAAACTGAAAACTTTAACTGTGATGCTTGTAGATGAACGCAAAACAATGAGTGAAAAATTAAAGCAAACGGAAGATAAGTTACAAAGCACCACCTCTCAGCTCCAAGCTGAGCAAAATAAAGTAACAACAGTGACTGAGAAGTTAATTGAGGAAACCAAGAGGGCACTCAAGTCCAAAACTGATGCAGAAGAGAAGATGTACAGTGTAACCAAGGAGAGAGATGACCTCAGAAATAAACTGAaagcagaagaagagaaaggacatgATCTCTTGTCAAAAGTTACTATATTGAAAAACAGGCTTCAGTCGCTGGAAGCAATTGAGAAAGATTTTGTAAAGAACAAATTAAACCAAGACTCCAGTAAGTCCACAGCAGCATTACACCAAGAAAACAATAAGATTAAAGAGCTCTCTCAAGAAGTGGAAAAGCTGAAACTGAAGCTAAAGGATATGAAAGCCATTGAGGATGACCTCATGAAAACAGAGGATGAGTACGAGACCTTAGAACGGAGGTATGCTGCCGAGAGAGACAAGGCTCAGCTTCTGTCTCAGGAGCTGGACCATGCCAAGATGGAACTTGCCAAGTACAAGTTGGCCGAAAAGACAGAGTCCAGCCACGAGCAGTGGCTTTTTAGGAGGctccaggaggaagaagcaaaatCAGGGCACCTGTCCAGAGAAGTGGAtgcattaaaagagaaaattcacgAGTACATGGCCACAGAGGACCTAATATGTCACCTCCAAGGAGACCACTCCCTTCTGCAAAAGAAACTCAACCAACAAGAAAACAGGAACAGAGATTTGGGAAGGGAGATTGAAAACCTCACTAAAGAGCTAGAAAGATATAGGCACTTTAGTAAGAGCCTCCGGCCTAGTCTCAACGGAAGAAGAATCTCTGACCCGCAAGTATTTTCCAAAGAAGTTCAAACGGAAGCAGCGGACAGTGAGCCACCAGACTACAAGAGCCTCATTCCTCTGGAAAGAGCAGTGATCAATGGTCAGTTCTATGAGGAGAACGAGGACCAGGATGACGACCCTAATGAGGAGGAGTCTGTGCTGTCCTTCAGATGCAGCCAgtcttcttctcttcctatgAACAGGAAACTATGGATTCCCTGGATGAAATCCAAGGAGGGCCATCCTcagaatggaaaaatacaaaCCAAGTCCAATGGCAACTTTGTACAACCTGGAGATCTAGTTCTAAGTCACACACCTGGGCAGCCACTTCACATAAAGGTTACTCCAGACCACATTCAAAATACAGCTACTCTTGAAATCACAAGTCCAACCACAGAGAGTCCTCACTCCTACACCAGCACAGCGGTGATACCAAACTGTGGCACCCCAAAGCAAAGGATTACCATTCTCCAAAATGCCTCTATAACACCAATTAAGTCCAAAAGCTCTACAGAAAGCCTTATGAACTTAGAGCAAAGCATGCCCCCAGTTACCATGGCAACCTTTGCCAGAGCACAGACCCCAGAGTCCTGTGGTTCTGTGACTCCAGAACGGACAATGTCACCTATTCAGGTTTTGGCTATGACTGGTTCACCTAGTTCTCCTGAGCAAGGCTGCTCCCCAGAGCCAATAGAAATCAGCGCCAAGCATGCAATTTTCAGAGTCTCCCCAGACCGGCAGTCATCATGGCAGTTTCAACGTTCAAACAGTAACAGCTCAAGTGTGATAACTACTGAGGATAATAAAATCCACATTCACTTAGGAAGTCCTTACATGCAAGCTGTGGCTGGCCCCATGAGACCCGCCAGCCCTTCAGCACCGCTGCAGGATAACAGAACTCAAGGCTTAACTAATGGGGcactaaacaaaacaaccaataaagTCACCAGCAGTATTACTATCACACCAACAGCCACACCTCTTCCTCGACAATCACAAATTACAGTAAGTAATATATATAACTGA